The Candidatus Beckwithbacteria bacterium region TTGTAACGTCTGATCTTCAAAAACGTATTTACCCAAAGCAATTGGATGAGAAAAACCAAAGGAATCCTGAGGTGGTCGAACCGCATTTTGTTGATACCAAATAGGATCTTTTTGTAAATAAAAAGCTAAGAAAATATGCGCATCAGTAAAATAGTTACTAACTGAAATCAAATCGTATGCTGATTCGTGTTCTTTTAAAAATGTGCCTATTTGGGGATTGAGAGCTGAAGCGGCATTGTCAAAATTGGCCGGATAAATATACCAATAGCTTAAAGTGTACTGAACTAGCAAAAGTAAGGTAAAAATAGCCAATCCCAGAGAGAAAACCAAGTGCAATGATTTGGCTTTAAGATAACGGTAACTTTGGAAAATACCAAGAGCAATGAACAGACAAATAAAAGGAATCAAAGCGCTACCGCGAACTATTTGTGGTTCACCAGCTAAAGCTGAAGGCATTGGACTGAGTAAAAATAGGATTTTAGTAAGATTAGCTTTAACGGAGTTTTGCTTAAAAAGTTGGTAAATACCAATTAGATAAAAAGGAATAAAAATGATAAAAAACTCACCAAAACCAGGGTTACTCAGATACTGTAGTTGGTCGCCTTCAATAAACAAAAAAGTCGGAGAAATAAATTTAGCGTAGTTGTCTAAAAATTTAATGCCAATAGTTCCAAATTTATTAAAGAACGGGTGACAAAGCTTTGGTAAAATAGTCTGGTTTTGTAAAAAACAAAAAGCCCGGTCTTCATTGACTATAGCTGCAATACCTTCATCGCGAAAAAGAGACACCTGGCTAAACCGAGCCATACCGCCATTACCAAATAAAACGCCAATAATTGGTAGTACTGTTATTACTGCAACAATAACAATCAAGATAAAAGGCTTTTTTAACTTTTGTTTTAGAAAAACATCAATTAGCAAAATTGCCATAAATAAGGCCACAATTAGTCGGTAAGCTACATAGCTATAAAACGTCAGTCCTAAAAAAATACCACTAGCAATACTGTGTATAGTTTTTGCTTTGCTGATAGTTTTTAGTAAAAAATAAAACCCAAGACTAAAAAAAGCCAAGCTCAAATTAGACTCCAAAGCCGTGCGGGAAAGATGAACTGGCCAAGGACTAATAGCTGCCAAACTAGCAGCTATTAAAGCTGGAGTTTTATTGTTAGTTATTTCTTTAACAATAAGATAAATAGCAAAGACGATTATTATGCCAGCAACTACCGAAAGTAGTTTTAGAGATAAAGCGTTTAAGCCCAAGGTGGCGATAAAAGGAATTGCCAAATAGATATAAGCTGGGAGTTTAAAATCACCAAATGCTTGGAAAACTAGTGGGAATTTTCGGCCCCACTCATCGGTACCGGTTTTTAAAATTGAGTAGGCATTGTAGCCGATACTCATTTCGTCTGAAGTTAATCTGGCTGGAGAGACATCCAATCTAACTAAGCGTAACAATAGGGCAATAAAAATAATTAGAATAAACCAAAATATTTGACCATTTGATACTTTTTGGCAAAGATGCTTAAACATAAGATAATTACGACTTATTATACTGTCTGTTTAGCCTTAATTACACCTTAACTTTGGAGATCTATATCGAATCCCAACTTTTTACTATTATTTAATTTTCTTTATTTAAGTTGCTTTTTCAGCAAATTATTCTATAATATAGACCTATAATATATGATTTATACAGAAAGAAAATTTCCAGGAATAAGTGAGGGAGTTACCCCAAAAGAGACTGATATTTTAGGCAGGCTTAATGAGATAGAAGCTAGATTAGCAATAAATCCTAACTCAAAAGGCTTAAGGCAAGAACAAAGGCGTTTGACATTAATGCTTCAGCAAATAGATTTAACATCTCTTCTTGAAAAAGACTTAGGTTTTTCTATCCCAGGTAGATATAAGGAAATTGATGCAGAAGCAGGACATAATTTAGCTACAACTTTTGAGTGGATAGCAGATAATAACTCTTTACAAGCTATTTCTCCAGCAACTTGGCAAAAAACTGCTGAAGTAGTAGCTGAAAGGGCTATACACAGAGAAGCAAGAAATAATGCTGTTGATTTGCTAAGTGAAAAAGATGATAGACACTTTGCCTTTCTTGCTGGTTTGTTAGAACATCAAGGCTCATTGAACATGGGAGGTACTGGTTCTGATAGAACCACAGATCAATATCCTAGAATGATTATTCAAGATAGACGTAAGGCTAAAATGGAAGAGCTTCAAAGTCTCTTTGGTGGTCACATATATGAAGCTAGAGATCCTCGATCAAGTGAAAATTCACAATCTTGGGCATTAGCTCTGACAAGCGGGTATCAAAATGCAGCTATGGCTGCACGTATGATGCCATTTACTGTTTCGAGACAAGAAACGTATTTGCAATTTATAAGGTGGGCATTTTCTGGTACCAGTGAACGTGTTTCAATTGCCGAAGCAACTCCTTTAAAACCAGGTCCGGTAGGTGATTCATCTTTATATGATCAACTTTTACTTTCTGGAGAAAATCCGTATTTTCTAACTGGATTATGGTATTTAAATGACCAGATTTATTATGATGCATCCAAAGAGACTAGACATCTTACCTTAATCTCAGTTAATTTAGATTTATTAAGAGCACTTGGAACTATGTTTGGAGTTGATCCGAAAATAAAACGACCAGCAAAAGAAAGTACTGAAATTCATGGTAGAAGAGTAGGATTTAATACTAATTCTTATCGAATATCTTTTACAGGAAGAGAAAGAATTATGCCACTTATTGATTTATCTCGTACAGTATGTGAAGAATTAGGTCTCTCACCTATGTTTTGCAATTTAGAAAGAGTTGGCTGGAAGAGCATCTAATCTCTCATCAGGCATAAAATAAAATAATGGAAAGTAGTAAAAAATGGAAAATATCTTTTAAATTATATCCCAACTTCTTTTTATTTTCTTAATAGAGCATTTGACACTAATTTAAAAATAGTATTAAGATAAAGAAAATATGAATAATAAGAAAATAAAAAGAAATAAAAAGAAAAAACAATTTTTTAGCAAAGTAGTTATTGATAATCTAAAAACCCTTCTCATTATAGTGGTTGGTTTTAATCTTTTATTTTTGCCAATATTTTTTTTAAGACTAAAAAGCGTTTCAAGAACTCCGGATATATATAGTGCTGAAACTAGTAATGTTCAAGCTTTTTTCCAACTTCAGATAAACAATCCTCCTAAAGATATTGGCGAAGAATTTGATGTATTAATTAGATTAAATACTTGCGGAGCTGGGATTTGTGCTAATTCTACTGCTGCTGATATTTTAGTTGGGTTTGATAGTACGAAATTACAGGTTTTAAGTATTAGTCAGGGAAACTTATATGATACCTATTTTAAAAAAGATATAAACAATGACTCTTTTTATATTGCTGCTTTTAATGTTCCTCCTAAGAAATATGCTGGCGATGGTGTTTTTGCTACGGTAAGATTTAAGACCTTAAGCTTCATTGATGAAACTAAATTATATATTCTCGAATCTGGAACGAGTAGTGATCAAAGCTCTGTTTATTTTGAAAACTCTACTGAAGACGGCCTTAACCAAAATTTATTGTCAAATAAAGGAGATGTTTTAATTAGTATTCCAACACCAAAACCAACTTCCACATCTACTCCGACACCTACTTCCACACCTCTTTTAACATCAGAAAATGTGTATCTAGCAAAAAAAGGTGTTATTAGTAAACCTTTTTATCTAGCACGAAATGGGTATATTAGTCAAAACAAAGAAACTCCAGTTCCGCTTAATGGTGGAAAAGCAATCTATACATTTTCTATTAATGAAGCTGATGCTGGTTATTATTTAGTAAAAATTTTAGTTAAAGCTGTAAATGAGGCATCTAACTCTTTATTTATAAATTTTGATCAAGAGCCAACAAGCCCAGAAATGATTTGGGATATAAATACTAACTCAAAAGCTATAGAGCAATATGTATCTTGGCGGGGAAATGGAACTTCAACCAATAATCAATTTACACCCAAATCTTTTAAGCTTAATGCTGGTACTCATACCCTAATTATAAGAGGTAGGGAGTCTAATACTGGATTTGCTAAGATTACTTTAGTCAAACAAAATTTTTAATCTATGCTAAAACATGTTGCTAATTATTTTATAACTATACTTTGTTTCTTATTGATAGTTATATTTTGGCCTGGTTTTGCTTGGGCTGACAATACTTCTGTTGTACCTGTCTATCAAACTGATTTTGAAAGCGCATCTATTGTTGATTCTAATAGAATAAATATGGGACTCACAAACTGGTTTGAATTTGGACCAAATTCGCCCGCGGCTAAAATGTGGTTAGAAAATAGTAGAACTCATAGTGGTACAAAAAGTATTGGATTAGAATGGTTAGATAAGCGTAGTCGTCGAGCAGAATTTAATATTTACCCCAGTGATTTAGTGGGAAAAGATTGGTCAATGTCATTTTGGTATTTTTGTCCTGATTGGTCTTTACACACATCTTATGATTGGTCTTGGTGGGAGTGGTTTGTTCCTATGAGTCAGGAGAAACCATCTCCTGGAACCTACTGGATTTCCCCAATCATGAATCATGACACCACTAAAAATACATACAACCTATTACTCATCCTTCACGAGGGTGAGCAAAAAACAACTATTGCTCATAAAGATAACTATAAACTTCCTGAAAATGAATGGTTTAATGTCCATTACTATGTTAAGCGTGACCCTCAAAATGGAGTTTTTAAAATGTGGATTAATGGTGAATCAATTTTTGATCTTTCCAATTTAGCAACTGAAACCGTGGAAGGACCATGGAAAGCTACTATCGGAAAAGTTTATTACGAGGTCTCTGAGCCAGAAGCTCATAGAGTGTGGGTAGATGATCTTAAAATTTGGAATGGTTTTGTAGCCCCAGAATCAACTAAAGTATGCCCAGCTGATTTAAATAATGATAGAGTAGTAAATTTAGCAGACGCCAATTTTGTGTTGAATAAATTGGGTGCCTGTACAAATTGTGTTCAAGATTTTAATGCTGATCAAATTGTAAATTTATACGACCTCAATTTTATTTTAACCTCATGGGGTAATTGTGATTAATATCTAAATTCAGTTCAACCATTTTAGCTATCTTGAAAACTCTTTCATATTTTCTTATTTTTGGTGTAGTATTGATTGTCTATGGTTGATTTAAAATCTCATCTTAATTCTTCCCAATACCAAGCCGTAACGACTACTGACAAACCGGTTTTGGTCATTGCGGGCGCTGGTTCTGGTAAAACTCGGGTGATTGAATACCGGACACTCCATTTAGTTCAACAAGGCATCAACCCACAATCAATTTTATTACTGACTTTTACCAGGAAGGCAGCGGCAGCTATGCTCTCTCGGGCAGCTGCTCATGACCCTAAATGCGAACAAATAGATGGAGGAACGTTTCACTCTTTTGCCTTTAAAATCTTAAAACGCTATGGTAAAACTATTGGTTTGGAAAATAATTTCACCATATTAGATAGTGCTGACTCTAATGAATTAATAGGTAGCGTGATGGGCAAATTAGGGTATTTGGATCTTAAAAAACGTTTTCCTAAAAAAGAAACCCTCAAAGGAATTATCAGTAAATCAATCAATAAACAAACTGCTATCAAAAATATTTTGGAACGGGAATATCCTCAATTTGAAGAATTTAATCAGGAAATTACCAATCTTCGCCAAGCGTATACTAAGGCCAAACTTGAAGCCTCCTATGTTGATTATGACGATCTACTCGTTTATCTCAAAATTTTACTGGAAAATCCAGAGATGAGGCAGCGTTTAGCTAGCCAGTATCAACATATTATGGTTGACGAATATCAGGATACCAATAAATTGCAAGGTGATATTGCTTACTATCTGGCTGAAAGCCATGGCAATATTATGGCAGTTGGCGATGATGCTCAGAGCATTTATGGTTTTAGAGGGGCAACTCATCAGAATATTATGGAATTTCCCGTCCGTTTCCCCAACTGTCAGGTTATTAAACTAGAAGAAAACTATCGGAGTACGCAGCTGATTTTGGATTTAGGTAATGTGGTTTTAGATAGCATGAAAGATAAATATGAGAAAAAGCTGGCAGCAGCCAATAAACAATCTGGTCTTAAGCCAGAGATTGTCACGTTTAAAAACCCGTATGACGAAGCTACTTGGCTAGCCCAGACAATCAAAATGATGCGAGATAATGGGATTGATTTAGGTAAACAAGCTGTACTCTTTAGATCGGCTTTTATTTCCATCCCTCTTCAAAGTGAGCTTTCTAAATTAGGAATTCCGTTTCAGGTTTATGGCGGAGTCAAATTTTACGAAACAGCTCATGTCAAAGATTTAGTAGCTTATTTAAAGATCGTGCAAAATTTTACTGATGAATTATCTTGGATACGGATTTTAAAACTGATTGAAAATATCGGGCCAAAAACTGCTGAGAAAATTGTGGCTAGTTTGCAAAACTGCATCAATCTTAATCAAGTTATCCAAACCTTGGATGATGAATTTGGCTCTGATTTTAGTTATAGCCAGGGGATTAAACGTTTACTAAAATTACTGAGCAAACTTGATAGTGATGGACTAGCTTTAGGTGACATTTTTAATTTTTGTTTTGATTACTATAAACCACTTCTTAAAAAACACTTTGATGATTGGCATCTGCGACTTTCTGATTTAGAAACCTTGCAAGATATTGCTGCTTCTTATGAAAGTCTTGATAGCTTTTTATCAGATTTGGCTTTAGAACCACCTGAACGAGGCGTAGCCCAAGTTGATGGGACATATGATGAAGAAAAACCATTAACCCTTTCTACGATCCACTCAGCCAAAGGTTTGGAGTGGGACAGCGTATTTTTAATCGGTATGATTGAAGGCGTTTTGCCAAGCCGTTTTGCGCTCAATTTTGCAGACCAGATTGAAGAAGAACATCGTCTCTTTTATGTAGCGGTAACTCGGGCTAAACGGCAACTTTATTTGACAATGCATCATGAAGGTGGCCAGGGAGGACTGTATCAATTCAACCGAGTCTCTCGGTTTTTAGAAGATCGGCGGATTTTAGAAAAACTGGAACAAAATATGGTTGAGCTTAGCAAACCCAAAAACAAACGAGTTAAACTAGTGAGTGATGATTTTGAAGAAATTGATACTAAGGATAAAAAAACCTTATTTGAAAAAATCAATGAATCGTGGCGAATGTAAGTTACTCTGGTTGTGAAGAAGCCGAAGCTGACTTTTCTTGATTACAAAGTTGTTCCAAAGCTTGACACCTTTCTTTTTCTCTAGTTGATTGACCAATTGG contains the following coding sequences:
- a CDS encoding phospholipid carrier-dependent glycosyltransferase; this encodes MFKHLCQKVSNGQIFWFILIIFIALLLRLVRLDVSPARLTSDEMSIGYNAYSILKTGTDEWGRKFPLVFQAFGDFKLPAYIYLAIPFIATLGLNALSLKLLSVVAGIIIVFAIYLIVKEITNNKTPALIAASLAAISPWPVHLSRTALESNLSLAFFSLGFYFLLKTISKAKTIHSIASGIFLGLTFYSYVAYRLIVALFMAILLIDVFLKQKLKKPFILIVIVAVITVLPIIGVLFGNGGMARFSQVSLFRDEGIAAIVNEDRAFCFLQNQTILPKLCHPFFNKFGTIGIKFLDNYAKFISPTFLFIEGDQLQYLSNPGFGEFFIIFIPFYLIGIYQLFKQNSVKANLTKILFLLSPMPSALAGEPQIVRGSALIPFICLFIALGIFQSYRYLKAKSLHLVFSLGLAIFTLLLLVQYTLSYWYIYPANFDNAASALNPQIGTFLKEHESAYDLISVSNYFTDAHIFLAFYLQKDPIWYQQNAVRPPQDSFGFSHPIALGKYVFEDQTLQHYVCNSKYQKVLYLTNKDEGFKPYQEFRSFSGVHLQTAIYDVDYLRQWLQDRKQLESYCK
- a CDS encoding ATP-dependent helicase, whose protein sequence is MVDLKSHLNSSQYQAVTTTDKPVLVIAGAGSGKTRVIEYRTLHLVQQGINPQSILLLTFTRKAAAAMLSRAAAHDPKCEQIDGGTFHSFAFKILKRYGKTIGLENNFTILDSADSNELIGSVMGKLGYLDLKKRFPKKETLKGIISKSINKQTAIKNILEREYPQFEEFNQEITNLRQAYTKAKLEASYVDYDDLLVYLKILLENPEMRQRLASQYQHIMVDEYQDTNKLQGDIAYYLAESHGNIMAVGDDAQSIYGFRGATHQNIMEFPVRFPNCQVIKLEENYRSTQLILDLGNVVLDSMKDKYEKKLAAANKQSGLKPEIVTFKNPYDEATWLAQTIKMMRDNGIDLGKQAVLFRSAFISIPLQSELSKLGIPFQVYGGVKFYETAHVKDLVAYLKIVQNFTDELSWIRILKLIENIGPKTAEKIVASLQNCINLNQVIQTLDDEFGSDFSYSQGIKRLLKLLSKLDSDGLALGDIFNFCFDYYKPLLKKHFDDWHLRLSDLETLQDIAASYESLDSFLSDLALEPPERGVAQVDGTYDEEKPLTLSTIHSAKGLEWDSVFLIGMIEGVLPSRFALNFADQIEEEHRLFYVAVTRAKRQLYLTMHHEGGQGGLYQFNRVSRFLEDRRILEKLEQNMVELSKPKNKRVKLVSDDFEEIDTKDKKTLFEKINESWRM